A region of the Dehalococcoidia bacterium genome:
GAGCACTGTGTCTCCGGTGAACATCACTCCGTCCTCTGCCAAGTGGTAACAGACGTGGTCGACCTCGTGGCCCGGCGTGAACAGCGCGCTGAGCGTCACGCCAGCCACTTCGACGTGCTCATTGTCCTCCAGCGGAGCGACAGCATCATCGTCGCCCAGAATCTTGCGCAGCCGTTCGACGAGTTCAGGGTGGCAGCGTACCGTTGCTCCCGTGGCTTCCTGCACACGGTCGAGTCCGCCGATGTGGTCGACGTGGCCGTGCGTAATCAGGATCGCCTTGATCGTCGGCTTCCCGAGTTCGGCGTAGTAGTCGAGGATGGACTGGGTCCACTCCCGCCAGTGGTCGCCAGTGTCGATCAGCACCATCTCGCCCGAAGGGTCCCCAACGAAGTAGTTGTTAGATCCGCCGGGGTGGGAGACAGCGCCGTCGTCGATGTGCATGTTGTAAACGTGTGGGGTTATCTGCAT
Encoded here:
- a CDS encoding MBL fold metallo-hydrolase, whose translation is MQITPHVYNMHIDDGAVSHPGGSNNYFVGDPSGEMVLIDTGDHWREWTQSILDYYAELGKPTIKAILITHGHVDHIGGLDRVQEATGATVRCHPELVERLRKILGDDDAVAPLEDNEHVEVAGVTLSALFTPGHEVDHVCYHLAEDGVMFTGDTVLGASSTSVGDLSSYMESLQRLIEIEHETVCPAHGPVVPPPKGSGLIRWQYDHRARRETQVLEALNEGHTTAESITDSIYPRDLKPGLKRSAQRNVTTHLAKLKNDGVVEEAPASFSLK